The DNA region GCACTCAACCCGGCTTATTAACGGTCGACGAATTACGCTATGTGGTTCATGAAACGGTGCTTAAGCAACCTCCCCTGACCCCTCCTTGGTAAGGAGGGGAAAGCGCCGACGCCGGTCTAATTCTCTTTCTTGCCGGTGATGTCTCCGAAGAATTTGAAGAAATCACCCGCAGGCGGGCCGATATAGCGTGAGTTATCGCCGGCCAGGCCGTCGCGCATGGCGCTCATCGATACCCAGAAGTCGAAAAATTCACGGTCCCGGCTATGCGCGGCATTGTAGGTTTTTTGCGCTTCGGCATCCCCTTCGCCCATTGATATCTCGGCTGTTTTTTTCGCTTCCGCCATGATGATCGTGGCTTGCTTGTCGGCGTCGGCGCGGATTGTTTTTGCTTTTCTGTCGCCTTCGGCGCGGGATTTGCGCGCTTCCTGTTCACGCTGGGTCTGCATTTGCCGGTAAATCGCCTGACTGTTGGCCTCGGGCAGATCGACGCGCTTGAGGCGGACGTCAATAACGTCAATGCCGAAGCGGGCACCCTCCTCCTTGACCATCTCAAAGATGGTGGTCATCAGGTGGGAGCGTTCCGGCGTCAACACCACCGCCATCGCCACCTTTCCGAAGACGGTTTGCAGGTTGGAAGTGACGATGCTGTTAAGCCTTGATTCCATGCCCAACTCATTGCCGGCGGTCTGAAAAAACATGAGAGGGTCGGCGATGCGGTAGCGGGTAAAGGCGTCAACAACAACCTGCTTTTGATCACTGGTCGGGATTTCCTGCGCTCCGAGATCATAATCGAGGACGCGCTTGTCGTAGAAGACCACGTTCTCGACGATCGGCAACTTGAAGGCCAATCCCGGAGTGCTGACCATTCTTTTGGGTTTGCCGAACTGAAGGACCAGGGCCTGCTCGGTCTGGAAAACCGTATAAACCGACTGCAGGCCGACGACCCCCAGCACGACTGCGGCGACGGTCAGCGTCAGAAGGGATTTACTCATTTGGACGTTCCTCCTGTTTTAGCGGGAGCGGCGGCGGCGCGGTCGCGGGTCAACCCGTCAAGAGGAAGGTAGGGCATAACGCCGGGACCGCCGTCGGCGTTGTCGATAAGCACCTTGTCCATGCCCAGCATGACTTCTTTCATCGTTTCGAGATAAAGGCGGCGTCTGGTTATGTCTTTTTCCTGTCTGTATTGTTCGTACACGGAAAGGAACCGCTTTGCTTCGCCGTTGGAAATTTCTATTTTCTGCTGCTTGTAGGCCTCGGCGCGCAGGGTAATCTGCGCCGCGTCGCCTTGCGCCTGCTGAACCTTTTCATTCCTGTAGGCGTCGGCCTCGTTGACCTTGCGCTCCATGTCGGCGCGCGCCACCTGCACATCGCGGAAGGCGTCAATCACCGCCGCCGGCGGATTGACGTTGGCAATCTGCACGTCGGTTACTTCTATGCCGGCCCCGTATCTGTCGAGGATTTCCTGGATCAGTTTCTTGAATTCAATGGCTATCTGGCCGCGCCCCTTGGTGCGGGAGCTTTCAAATTCGCCTTTGCCGATAATCTCGCGCATGGCGCTTTCGGCGGCGTTTTTCACCGTCATCTCCGGATTGCGGATATTGAACAGGAAGTTCCGCACCCCCTCAAGATTATCCCTGCTTCCCCCCTTTTCCGGAAGCCGCGTATCGATTTTCCAGAAGACGGTAAACTGGATATCTATGATATTCTCATCTCCGGTCAGCATCAGGCTTTCCTCGGGGATAGTCCGCAGCACCTGGCCGCGCTTGCCGGGAGCGGAGGGCTGAAAGCCGACATTGATCTCGTTGATGCTCGTCACCTGGGGCTTCAGGGTCAAGCCGATGGGAGCGGGCCAGTTATAGTTCAGGCCCGGCGGCTCGGTGCTTTTCATCTTGCCGAAAACCATTTCGACGCCGAGTTCCTTCGGTCCCACTTCGTAGAATCCGCTGGACAGCCAGAGAGCGACCGCCGCCACGCCGATCAGGGCCAGCCCGCGACCGGAGCCGCCGCCTCCGGGCATGATGCTCTTGAACCTCTCCTGGCCGCGACGCAGCATTTCTTCGATGTCCGGCGGCTGTGGCGCGCTCCCCGATGGTCCGCTGCCCCAAGGTCCCTGACCGCCGCCCTGTGGGTTCCAAGGCATGAATTTTTTTCCTCTTTCTTGTCAGCCTGTAAAAACAATACTTGTATTTTGAAGCGTCGATGTTAATTCGTATGGCGTATGATAACGCCTTATAAGGCAGCTTGGCGGGACGCGCAATGATCTGGAGCACTATCCGACCAAATGGAATCATCTGCGTTGCGCATTGGCGAGGCGATCCGCAAGGCGCGCCGTGAAGAGCGATGCAAAAGCATCGGTCGAACGGCGCAACGAAGCGG from Rhodospirillales bacterium RIFCSPLOWO2_02_FULL_58_16 includes:
- a CDS encoding HflK protein, whose protein sequence is MPWNPQGGGQGPWGSGPSGSAPQPPDIEEMLRRGQERFKSIMPGGGGSGRGLALIGVAAVALWLSSGFYEVGPKELGVEMVFGKMKSTEPPGLNYNWPAPIGLTLKPQVTSINEINVGFQPSAPGKRGQVLRTIPEESLMLTGDENIIDIQFTVFWKIDTRLPEKGGSRDNLEGVRNFLFNIRNPEMTVKNAAESAMREIIGKGEFESSRTKGRGQIAIEFKKLIQEILDRYGAGIEVTDVQIANVNPPAAVIDAFRDVQVARADMERKVNEADAYRNEKVQQAQGDAAQITLRAEAYKQQKIEISNGEAKRFLSVYEQYRQEKDITRRRLYLETMKEVMLGMDKVLIDNADGGPGVMPYLPLDGLTRDRAAAAPAKTGGTSK